The Crocosphaera subtropica ATCC 51142 genome includes a window with the following:
- a CDS encoding hemolysin family protein: MTTQDIFIRALSILLLIAINAFFVTAEFAMVSVRRSRVSQLVKAGDIQAQTVQSLQRSLDRLLSTTQLGITLSSLALGWIGESTMAKLVMEGLSKLPLSPSVANRISHSIAIPIAFLALAYLQIVLGELCPKSVALIYSEQLARFLGPSIGVIAQVFNPFIWILNQSTRYLLRSVGINYHTNGGYSQVTPEELQLIIATEGESTGLEAQERALLKNVFEFSAVTAVEVMVPRTQLVAIAETATFEELLREVTQTGHSRYPIKGDSLDDILGIIDFKDLAQPLAQGELTATSLVQDWIKPVKFVSESMALDELLALMQRSQLKMVMVVDEFGGTSGLITLQDVIGEILGNDIEAIIEEEDTLKMIDEHNFLVEAQLNLEELNNVLGLNLPLTDEYQTLGGFLLYQWQKIPTEGETLNYENLSFTIVDSEGPRLRQIHLSRQPPMVTEPLEEEIEPSDEMNESHSEQE, translated from the coding sequence ACCCAAGATATTTTTATACGGGCTTTATCAATTCTATTATTGATAGCCATTAACGCCTTTTTTGTAACCGCAGAATTTGCCATGGTTTCAGTGAGGCGATCGCGGGTCAGTCAATTGGTCAAAGCAGGGGATATTCAAGCCCAAACGGTACAATCGTTACAGCGTAGTCTCGATCGCCTCCTATCAACGACCCAATTAGGCATTACCCTTTCGAGTTTAGCTTTGGGTTGGATAGGAGAAAGTACCATGGCTAAGCTGGTGATGGAGGGATTGTCAAAATTACCATTATCCCCCTCTGTGGCTAACCGTATATCTCACAGTATTGCCATTCCTATCGCATTTTTAGCCTTAGCTTATTTACAAATTGTGTTAGGGGAATTATGTCCTAAATCAGTGGCTTTGATTTATTCAGAACAATTAGCCCGTTTCTTAGGACCTTCTATCGGGGTCATTGCCCAAGTGTTTAACCCCTTCATCTGGATTTTAAATCAATCGACCCGTTATTTACTACGGAGTGTTGGCATTAATTACCATACCAACGGGGGTTATAGTCAAGTCACCCCAGAAGAATTACAATTGATTATTGCCACCGAAGGAGAATCCACTGGGTTAGAAGCCCAAGAACGGGCGTTACTCAAAAATGTTTTTGAATTTAGTGCGGTGACAGCTGTAGAAGTGATGGTTCCTCGTACCCAGTTAGTGGCGATCGCTGAAACAGCCACCTTTGAAGAATTGTTGAGGGAAGTAACACAAACGGGACATTCTCGTTATCCAATCAAAGGAGATTCCTTAGATGATATTTTAGGGATTATTGATTTTAAAGATTTAGCCCAACCGTTAGCCCAAGGAGAGTTAACAGCAACATCTTTGGTTCAAGATTGGATCAAACCGGTTAAGTTTGTCTCTGAATCGATGGCCTTGGATGAGTTATTAGCCCTAATGCAGCGATCGCAGTTAAAAATGGTGATGGTGGTGGATGAGTTTGGAGGGACATCGGGATTAATTACCCTACAAGATGTGATTGGAGAAATTTTAGGCAATGATATCGAAGCCATTATTGAAGAAGAAGACACCCTAAAAATGATTGATGAGCATAATTTTTTAGTAGAAGCGCAACTCAATCTTGAAGAATTAAATAATGTTTTAGGATTAAATTTACCGTTGACCGATGAATATCAAACCTTGGGAGGCTTTTTATTATATCAATGGCAAAAAATACCAACTGAAGGAGAAACCCTCAATTATGAGAATTTATCCTTTACGATTGTGGATTCTGAGGGACCCCGTTTACGACAAATTCATCTCAGTCGACAACCGCCGATGGTCACTGAACCCTTAGAAGAGGAGATAGAACCTTCAGATGAAATGAATGAGAGTCATTCAGAACAGGAATAA